Genomic window (Ureibacillus composti):
TGAGTTGATAAAACGTGCTCAACTTCAGATGTACCAATACCGAAAGCGATGGCACCGAATGCACCGTGAGTTGATGTATGAGAGTCACCACATACGATTGTTTTACCTGGTTGAGTTAAACCTAATTCAGGTCCAATAACGTGTACAATCCCTTGATCCGGATGACCCATATCTGCTAATTCGATACCAAATTCTTCCGCATTTTTACCAAGAGTTTCCACTTGTGTACGTGCGATTGGATCATTGATTGTTGGTAAATTTTTTGTTGGTACGTTATGGTCCATTGTTGCAAAGCAAAGGTCTGGACGACGTACTTTACGATTATTTAGACGTAAACCTTCAAATGCTTGTGGAGACGTTACTTCATGAATTAAATGAAGATCGATATAAAGTAAATCCGGTTTGCCATCTTCATGATAGACAACATGTGAATCCCAAATTTTTTCAATAATGTTTTTAGCCATTCTCTTCACCAATCCTTAAATATAAGTTTCCATAATGCTATCGGATACGAAACTTGTGTCAATTTCTGCGATGACTTTGTCTGTCCATTCATCTGTAGAAAGAGCCGTTTCGTTATTCTTTGCAAGATCTGCAGTGAAGTGTCCATCTTCGAATACTGCATTTACTGCACGTTCGATTTCTGCAGCTTCTTCTTTCATTCCGAATGAATATTGAAGCATCATTGCTACAGATAAAATGGTTGCAGCCGGATTTGCAATACCTAATCCAGCAATTTCAGGTGCTGAACCGTGAACTGGTTCATACAATCCGAAATTATCGCCACGAATTGAAGCTGATGGTAATACGCCTAATGAACCTGTAATAACTGAGGCTTCATCACTTAAAATATCGCCAAACATATTATCTGTAACAACCACATCATAGTGACCTGGGTTTGTAATTAACTTCATTGCAACAGAATCTACTAAATTATGTTCAACTTCGATATCAGGATTTTGTTCTTTCTTTTCATCAACCACTGCACGCCAAAGTCTTGAAGTTTCTAATACGTTAGCTTTGTCAACTGAGCAAAGTTTACCTCTGCGTAAACGAGCCATTTCAAATGCATTATCAACAATACGTTCAATTTCAGAACGAGTATAGATATTTAAGTCACTTGCCTCTGTTTCCGTGCGTTGTTTTTCACCGAAGTAAATACCTCCAGTTAATTCACGAACGATCATTAAATCTACGTTTTCTGCTACTTCGCGTTTTAATGGTGAAGCATTTAATAAACTTGGGAAAGCTTTTACCGGACGTAAGTTAGCAAATAAATCAAACGTTTTACGGATTCTTAGTAATCCTTTTTCAGGACGTAATTCTGGTGAGTTGTTATCCCATTTTGGACCACCAACTGCACCTAGTAAAATAGCGTCACTTTGTTTACACATTTCAATTGTTTCTTCTGGTAGTGGATTGTTAAATTGATCAATCGCAGCACCGCCGATTGCAGCATATCCTAATTGGAAGTCATGGTTATAGCGTTTTCCAATTGCATGTAATACACGAATAGCAGCAGCAACAACTTCTGGACCAATCCCATCTCCAGGTAGTACTGTAATTTTCTTTTCCATGGAAAAACACCTCTTTGCAAGTTTAGCGGTGTACCGCCGTGATTTTTTAAAATTTCATCGAACACGTGATTATGTAATATTTTTTATTTCGTGTTCGCTACATATTTATTGCCTGGTTTTTCAGATGAACGAGTTGCCTTCGTTTGGGGCACATGATTAAGGTCATGGCTCCTGTGGTTACTCGTCACAGAAAATATTGTAACCATAGCTCGCACATAAGGCGTTTTTAGGTTGCTTCCTTTTATAGAAACGCCACCAAATATTGTATTTGATGGCGTTAAGTTTAAAATCAACTTAAGTGTAAAACTACTTATTAGTTAATAGGTTGTTTTGGTTGAATACTTTGTCGAATTAAATGACGATTGATCGCATTTAAGTAGGCTTCTGCTGTTGCTTCAAGTACGTCTTGTGAAGCATCGCGGCCAGTTGTTGTTAAACCGTTGTATAGGATGTTAACAACAGCTTCACCTAACGCGTCACGGCCTTTACCAACAGATTTCACACGGTAATCCTGGATACTAACAGGACCATCAACTAATTGCTCAAGCGTATTGAAAATCGCTTCCACTGAACCGTTACCTGTAGATGCAAGAGTTTTTAACTCGCCCTCAGGAGTTACAACTGAAGCTGTTGCAGTTGGAATGTTTTCTGTTCCGTAAGAAACTTGAACACTCTTAAGTTCGAATAAAGGAATATCTTCAACAGAAACTTGAGTTTCAGTTAATAGAGTGATTAAATCTTCTTCAGTAATTTCTTTTTTACGATCCGCTAATTTTTTAAACTCTTGGAATGCCTTATTAAGTTTTTCATCAGATAAATCATAGCCCATTTTAATTGCACGATCGCGGAATGCTGCGCGACCAGAGTGTTTACCTAAAACTAATGGCACTTCCCCTTCACCAATTAAAGCTGGTGAAATTATTTCGTATGTTTCAGGGTTTTTCAACACACCATCTTGGTGAATACCAGATTCATGAGCAAAGGCATTTTTCCCTACAACTGCTTTGTTTGGCTGAATGACAACACCAGTTAAACGACTTACTAATTGAGAAGTACGTTTGATTTCTTTTAAATTCAAGCCTGTTTCGACTTGGTAAATGTCATTACGGATGTGTAATGCTACACCGATTTCTTCTAATGCAGCGTTACCAGCACGTTCACCAATACCGTTAATTGTACATTCAACTTGGTCTGCACCATTTTGAATTGCTGCAATTGAGTTAATAGTAGCCATACCTAAGTCATCATGACAGTGAGCAGAGAATTTTACGTTGTCTGCACCACTTACATTTTCGCGAAGATATTTGAATAATTCACCATACTCTTGAGGTGATGCGTAACCTACTGTATCTGGAACGTTAATTGTCGTTGCACCTGCAGCGATTACTTTTTCAATGATGCGTACTAAAAATTCACGATCTGAACGGAATGCATCCTCAGCTGACCATTGTACAAGTGGGAAGAATTTTTTGGCATATTTTACAGCTTCTACTGCTTGCTCCACAACTTGATCAGGAGTTTTCTTTAATTTATATTCCATATGGATTGGAGATGTTGCTAGGAACACGTGAATATGTGGTTGTTCCGCAACTTTAAGTGCTTCCCAAGTCGTATCGATATCTTTTTGTACACAACGAGCAAGACCAGTGACGATTGAGTTTTTAACTGTTCCAGCAATACGATTTACTGCATCAAAATCGCCAGGACTTGAAGCAGGAAAACCTGCTTCAATAATTGACACACCAAGGCGTTCTAATTGTTTAGCGATCTCGATTTTTTCTGCAGTATTTAAATTAATTCCAGCAGACTGTTCGCCATCACGTAGAGTTGTATCAAAAATATCAATTTTACGCACTATTTAATCACCACTTTTTTCTTGCCTTCATTAATGAATGGCATCATTTCACGTAATTTTCTACCCACTTGTTCGATTTGGTGATCAGCACCTTCTTGTTTGTATTGAGTGTAACGTGGGCGGTTTGTTTCGTTTTCTTCGATCCAATCTTTTGCAAATGTACCGTTTTGGATATCTGTTAATACGTCTTTCATGCGAGCTTTAACTGACTCGTCGATAATGCGTGGACCTGAAACGTAGTCACCCCATTCAGCTGTATCAGAAACTGAATAACGCATTGTTTCCATACCACCTTCGTACATTAAGTCAACGATTAATTTTAATTCGTGTAATGTTTCGAAGTAAGCAAGTTCTGGTTGGTATCCAGCTTCAACTAAAGTTTCGAAACCATATTTTACTAATTGAGTTGTACCACCACAAAGAACTACTTGCTCACCGAATAAGTCAGTTTCAGTTTCTTCTTTGAATGTAGTTTCTAACATACCTGCACGAGCTGAACCAATTCCTTTACCATAAGCTAAAGCTAAGTCGCGAGCTTCACCAGTTGCATCTTGGTAGATTGCGAATAAAGCAGGAACACCAGCACCTTGAACATAAGTACGACGAACTAAGTGACCAGGACCTTTTGGAGCTACTAAGAATACGTCAACATCAGCTGGTGGTACGATTTGACCGAAGTTAATGTTGAAACCGTGAGCGAACATTAAAGCGTTACCTGGTTGTAAGTTTGGAGCGATTTCTGCCTCATAAACTGCTTTTTGACGCTCATCTGGAAGTAAAATTTGGATGATGTCAGCTTCCGCTGCTGCTTCTGCAACTGATTTAACGTCTAAACCGTCTTCTTTTGCTGCGTCGAAAGATTTACCTGGACGAATACCTACTACTACGTCAAAACCAGATTCTTTTAAGTTCTGTGCATGTGCATGACCTTGAGAACCATACCCGATAATAGCGATTTTTTTACCTGTTAATACTGATTCGTTGATTTCGTTTTGATAGTACATTTTAGTCATTTTCATTTCCTCCTAGGATATAAATACTTTTATTTTTATTTTTGTAAATCACTTAGATCATGAAAGATTTTAGCGATTATATATACTTAACTATCTTTCGTAGAGTAATAATCTACTAGAGAATAGAAAGTTGCGGTGTGTCAATTTTTTGAGATTCACGTACAGAAGCAGTTACACCTGTACGTGTTAATTCTTTAATGCCATATGGGCGAATGAGCTCGATGAATGCATCGATTTTTTCGGGATTACCAACCACTTGATAAGTAACGACATTTTTTGATGTATCGATTACTTGTGGTCTAAATGGTTCCACAATCGCATTCATTTCAATTCTTAAGTTTGCTGGAGAAACGACTTTTACGAGTGCGAGTTCACGAAGAACAATTGCATTATCTGTAATGTCATTTACTTTAATTACATCAATTTGCTTTGAGAGCTGTTTAACCAGCTGTTCAAGCTTTGTTTCATCTTCAATATTTACAACAAACGTCATTTTAGAGATGTTTGGTTGTTCCGTGTGTCCAACTGTAATGGATTCGATGTTAAATTGGCGTTTCATTAGTAATCCAGTAACCCGATTTAAAACGCCACTTTGATTGATTACTGTTACATTAATTACGCGTTTCACGGTTTTTTCACCCCCACTATAGCATCTAGTGATTTACCTGCAGGAACCATTGGGTAAACATTTTCTAGTTGTTTTACTTGCGCATCGATGATCACTGGTTCATCAGAATTTAATGCGTCAGCAAAAACTGTATCTAATTCTTCTGCTTTTGTAATTCGTACACCTTTAATGCCATACGCTTCTGCTAATTTTACAAAGTCAGGTTGTACTGGCATTAAGGATTGTGAATAGCGTTGGTCATAGAATAGTTCTTGCCATTGACGAACCATACCTAGAGCCCCGTTATTAACGATGACTACTTTGACAGGTAAGTTAAACTCTTTTAATAGACCAATTTCTTGTAATGTCATTTGGAATCCTGCGTCACCTACAATAGAGACAACCTTTTTATCAGGTTTTGCAAATTGTGCACCGATTGCGGCTGGGAAACCAAAGCCCATTGTTCCAAGACCACCTGATGTAATCCACTGGTGACTATGATTGTGACGATAATATTGTGCTGCCCACATTTGATGTTGACCAACGTCTGTTGAAACGATTGCATCACCATTAGTGATTGTATGAACTTTTTCAATTACTTGTTGTGGTAAAATCTCATTTTCATCTTCAACATACCAATAAGGGAATTCATCACGTTTTTGATTTAAAAAGTCAACCCACGCTGCAGTATCTGGCGCTTGAATATCCTTTTTAAGCATTGCTTTTAACGCTTCTTTTGCATCGGCAACAATCGGAATATCAGTTGGAATGTTTTTACCAATTTCAGCTGGATCAATATCAATGTGTACGATCGTTGCATTTGGTGCAAATGCTTTTGTATCACCAGTTAAACGATCATCGAAACGTGCACCGATATTGATTAATAAATCCGCTTTTTGAATTGCATCATTGGCTACAGCTGCTCCGTGCATCCCTGCCATTCCGTAATTCAATTGATGATCACCGTGAATACTACCTAAACCAAGTAGTGTATTAATTACTGGAATGTTGAACTTTTCGACAAATTCAGTCAATTCTTCTTGTGCTTCGGCGAAAAGTACACCTGCACCTGCAAGAATTAATGGTTTTTTAGCGTTACTTATTTCGTTCATTGCTTTTTGAATTTGTAAGTAATTTGGTTTAGTGTTTGGTTGATAACCTGGTAGATAAATCTCGTCGTTTGCATTTTGTGCAAGGGATTCATCAAAAATTGCTCCCGAAATATTTTTAGGGAAGTCGATTAGCACTGGACCTTTACGACCGCTATTTGCAATATGGAATGCTTCTTTAACAATTCTTGGTATGTCATTTACATTTTGAACTTGGTAATTGTGCTTCGTAATAGGAGTTGTAATTCCAATCACGTCTGCTTCTTGGAAAGCATCAGAGCCAATTACATTTGTTGCAACTTGACCAGTCAAAACAACTAATGGGATAGAATCAATCATTGCATCTGTAATCCCTGTTACTAGGTTTGTTGCACCTGGTCCAGAAGTAACTAATACTACACCTGGTTTATTTAAGACACGTGCATAACCTTCTGCTGCATGGATTGCGCCTTGTTCGTGTCTTGTCAAAATGTGACGGATTGGGTTTTTGTATAGTGCATCATATACGTTTAGTACTGCCCCACCCGGATAACCGAAAATTGTATCAACGCCTTGATCATGAAGTGCTTGAATTAATATATCAGAACCATTTCTTGGTTTTGTTTTTTCTGCTGGTTGTGCTGCTTTTGATGAATCTACTTTTTCATTTGTTGATAATTTAGCAGTCATTTTGCTAACTCCTCCCTTTCAATAAGGTTTTTAATAAAAATAAAAAAGCCTTTTTCTCCGACGCCAAATAAAACCTTTGCGTAGGGATGAAAAAGACTTTCATGGTACCACCCTTGTTCGTAGCAGTAATTGCTACCTCGTGAATAGTGGGAAACTATCCGTCCGCATTGAATGACTCGAAAAATTCCGAAAATTCAATGTGCAACCAGTCGGATACACTATTCATTAGTAACGAGCATTCGATCATGCCCGGAGCTATCTAATTGCTTACGCGTTTAATAGCTCACTCCGAGGGGATGTCGGATATAGTTGTATCGTCGGCTTCCAGCAATACCGACTCTCTGGTAGATACAATTCTCTATAACCTTTAACCTCATCATCGAGTTAAATATATATTTATAACGTTCTATATTTTAGGAATAATTTAATTATACTACTATTTGCTAATTTTCAAAATATATAATTTATTAAAAGTATATGCCTAATTACAAATATAATCAAGACATTATATTTTCATTACGCCGCCTTTAGAAGCATTTGTTACAAGTTTTGAATATCTAGCTAACCAACCTGTTTTGATTTTAGGTTCAAATGGTTTCAAGTTTTGGCGACGTT
Coding sequences:
- the leuB gene encoding 3-isopropylmalate dehydrogenase, which produces MEKKITVLPGDGIGPEVVAAAIRVLHAIGKRYNHDFQLGYAAIGGAAIDQFNNPLPEETIEMCKQSDAILLGAVGGPKWDNNSPELRPEKGLLRIRKTFDLFANLRPVKAFPSLLNASPLKREVAENVDLMIVRELTGGIYFGEKQRTETEASDLNIYTRSEIERIVDNAFEMARLRRGKLCSVDKANVLETSRLWRAVVDEKKEQNPDIEVEHNLVDSVAMKLITNPGHYDVVVTDNMFGDILSDEASVITGSLGVLPSASIRGDNFGLYEPVHGSAPEIAGLGIANPAATILSVAMMLQYSFGMKEEAAEIERAVNAVFEDGHFTADLAKNNETALSTDEWTDKVIAEIDTSFVSDSIMETYI
- the ilvN gene encoding acetolactate synthase small subunit; translation: MKRVINVTVINQSGVLNRVTGLLMKRQFNIESITVGHTEQPNISKMTFVVNIEDETKLEQLVKQLSKQIDVIKVNDITDNAIVLRELALVKVVSPANLRIEMNAIVEPFRPQVIDTSKNVVTYQVVGNPEKIDAFIELIRPYGIKELTRTGVTASVRESQKIDTPQLSIL
- a CDS encoding 2-isopropylmalate synthase encodes the protein MRKIDIFDTTLRDGEQSAGINLNTAEKIEIAKQLERLGVSIIEAGFPASSPGDFDAVNRIAGTVKNSIVTGLARCVQKDIDTTWEALKVAEQPHIHVFLATSPIHMEYKLKKTPDQVVEQAVEAVKYAKKFFPLVQWSAEDAFRSDREFLVRIIEKVIAAGATTINVPDTVGYASPQEYGELFKYLRENVSGADNVKFSAHCHDDLGMATINSIAAIQNGADQVECTINGIGERAGNAALEEIGVALHIRNDIYQVETGLNLKEIKRTSQLVSRLTGVVIQPNKAVVGKNAFAHESGIHQDGVLKNPETYEIISPALIGEGEVPLVLGKHSGRAAFRDRAIKMGYDLSDEKLNKAFQEFKKLADRKKEITEEDLITLLTETQVSVEDIPLFELKSVQVSYGTENIPTATASVVTPEGELKTLASTGNGSVEAIFNTLEQLVDGPVSIQDYRVKSVGKGRDALGEAVVNILYNGLTTTGRDASQDVLEATAEAYLNAINRHLIRQSIQPKQPIN
- the ilvC gene encoding ketol-acid reductoisomerase, whose product is MTKMYYQNEINESVLTGKKIAIIGYGSQGHAHAQNLKESGFDVVVGIRPGKSFDAAKEDGLDVKSVAEAAAEADIIQILLPDERQKAVYEAEIAPNLQPGNALMFAHGFNINFGQIVPPADVDVFLVAPKGPGHLVRRTYVQGAGVPALFAIYQDATGEARDLALAYGKGIGSARAGMLETTFKEETETDLFGEQVVLCGGTTQLVKYGFETLVEAGYQPELAYFETLHELKLIVDLMYEGGMETMRYSVSDTAEWGDYVSGPRIIDESVKARMKDVLTDIQNGTFAKDWIEENETNRPRYTQYKQEGADHQIEQVGRKLREMMPFINEGKKKVVIK
- the ilvB gene encoding biosynthetic-type acetolactate synthase large subunit, whose product is MTAKLSTNEKVDSSKAAQPAEKTKPRNGSDILIQALHDQGVDTIFGYPGGAVLNVYDALYKNPIRHILTRHEQGAIHAAEGYARVLNKPGVVLVTSGPGATNLVTGITDAMIDSIPLVVLTGQVATNVIGSDAFQEADVIGITTPITKHNYQVQNVNDIPRIVKEAFHIANSGRKGPVLIDFPKNISGAIFDESLAQNANDEIYLPGYQPNTKPNYLQIQKAMNEISNAKKPLILAGAGVLFAEAQEELTEFVEKFNIPVINTLLGLGSIHGDHQLNYGMAGMHGAAVANDAIQKADLLINIGARFDDRLTGDTKAFAPNATIVHIDIDPAEIGKNIPTDIPIVADAKEALKAMLKKDIQAPDTAAWVDFLNQKRDEFPYWYVEDENEILPQQVIEKVHTITNGDAIVSTDVGQHQMWAAQYYRHNHSHQWITSGGLGTMGFGFPAAIGAQFAKPDKKVVSIVGDAGFQMTLQEIGLLKEFNLPVKVVIVNNGALGMVRQWQELFYDQRYSQSLMPVQPDFVKLAEAYGIKGVRITKAEELDTVFADALNSDEPVIIDAQVKQLENVYPMVPAGKSLDAIVGVKKP